One window from the genome of Fulvivirga lutea encodes:
- a CDS encoding DMT family transporter: MTQTTTDYIKLHFIVWIWGFTAILGLLISIPSVEIVFYRTLIAAVVLWGLLVYSKVSFRIGKREAYKILGTGFIIAAHWILFFAAARVSTASVCLAGMATCSLWTSFLEPLMNKKKIKAFEVVLGLIVIAGLYVIFRFEFNHALGLFMAVASAFLSALFSVINGKLTVRHNPYMITFYEMAGACIGTALFFPFYTYYFAPEGLQLIPTAIDWLWLFILAVICTVYAFSVSVEIMKRVSAFVVNLTVNLEPVYGIILAVIIFGEKEQMKPGFYVGTVIILISVLIYPVLNRYYKRKALPLDNLR; this comes from the coding sequence TTGACACAGACTACAACTGATTACATTAAACTGCACTTTATTGTGTGGATTTGGGGCTTTACGGCCATCCTCGGATTGCTCATTTCCATTCCTTCAGTAGAAATTGTTTTTTACAGAACGCTCATTGCAGCTGTTGTGCTTTGGGGCTTATTAGTTTATAGTAAAGTAAGTTTTAGAATTGGTAAAAGAGAAGCCTATAAAATATTAGGAACAGGGTTTATTATCGCTGCTCACTGGATTCTCTTTTTTGCAGCAGCTAGAGTATCAACCGCCTCTGTTTGTCTGGCGGGAATGGCTACATGCTCTTTATGGACCAGCTTTTTAGAACCCTTGATGAATAAAAAGAAAATCAAAGCGTTTGAAGTTGTGCTTGGCTTAATAGTTATTGCCGGGCTGTATGTGATTTTCAGGTTCGAATTCAACCATGCACTGGGTCTATTTATGGCCGTGGCATCAGCATTTTTATCGGCCTTATTTTCCGTAATCAATGGTAAACTGACTGTAAGGCACAACCCCTACATGATTACTTTCTATGAAATGGCCGGTGCGTGTATAGGTACTGCGCTTTTCTTTCCATTTTATACCTACTACTTTGCCCCTGAAGGTTTGCAGTTAATTCCTACTGCTATCGATTGGTTATGGTTATTTATCCTTGCAGTGATTTGCACAGTGTATGCTTTTTCTGTTTCTGTAGAAATTATGAAAAGAGTATCTGCCTTTGTTGTGAACCTTACTGTGAATCTGGAGCCTGTTTACGGTATCATTTTGGCCGTGATTATTTTTGGAGAGAAAGAGCAAATGAAACCCGGCTTCTATGTAGGAACGGTGATAATACTAATCTCTGTTTTGATTTATCCGGTACTGAATAGGTACTATAAAAGAAAAGCCCTACCGCTGGATAATTTGAGATAA
- a CDS encoding RNA polymerase sigma factor: protein MELKKQFSDKALEDFKLIDQAVKEGDEQAYAMLMDRYKRPVYHMILKMVRNVDDAEDLTIEAFAKSFKNLHKFKKDFTFSTWLFRIATNNAIDFIRKKRLDTMSLDTSFTDDNGEAVGIDVEDKNLNPQEVAIKSQKIELIQMFVTKLPAKYQRLVRLRYFDELSYEEIATELDAPLGTVKAQLHRARELMYDLVKNKKEHI, encoded by the coding sequence ATGGAGTTAAAAAAACAGTTTTCTGATAAGGCCTTAGAAGATTTTAAGTTGATCGATCAGGCTGTTAAAGAAGGCGATGAGCAGGCTTACGCCATGCTTATGGATAGATACAAACGTCCTGTTTACCACATGATTCTTAAAATGGTAAGAAACGTTGATGACGCAGAAGACTTAACCATCGAAGCGTTTGCCAAATCGTTTAAAAACCTTCATAAATTCAAAAAAGACTTCACATTTAGTACCTGGCTGTTTAGGATAGCTACTAACAATGCTATTGATTTTATTCGTAAAAAGCGATTGGATACCATGAGTCTGGACACCTCATTTACTGATGACAATGGTGAGGCAGTTGGTATTGATGTGGAAGATAAAAACCTTAATCCACAAGAAGTAGCTATTAAAAGTCAGAAGATTGAGCTAATACAAATGTTTGTTACCAAGCTACCTGCTAAATATCAACGTCTTGTTCGACTGCGGTATTTTGATGAGCTTTCTTACGAGGAAATTGCAACAGAACTAGATGCACCATTAGGTACAGTAAAAGCCCAACTCCACAGAGCCAGAGAGCTTATGTACGATCTGGTGAAAAACAAAAAAGAGCATATCTAA
- the tgt gene encoding tRNA guanosine(34) transglycosylase Tgt translates to MDFHLQTQDKGSKARAGKITTDHGEIATPIFMPVGTVGSVKAVHQRELKEDISAQIILGNTYHLYLRPGLDIIQQAGGLHKFNGWDRPILTDSGGYQVYSLAGTRKIKEEGVTFQSHIDGSKHVFTPEGVMDIQRRIGADIIMAFDECTPYPCEYKYAEKSMHMTHRWLKRCCDRFDATEGLYGYNQTLFPIVQGSTYKDLRVQSAEAIASFEREGNAIGGLSVGEPAEMMYEMTDLVCDILPKDKPRYLMGVGTPANILECIALGIDMFDCVMPTRNARHGILYTSEGIINIKNKKWEDDFSPIDPNLGGYVDTFYSKAYLRHLITSKEMLGGQIASIHNLTFYLWLVGQAREHIINGTFIDWKNDMVKKVSNRL, encoded by the coding sequence ATGGATTTTCATTTACAGACACAAGATAAAGGCAGCAAAGCCAGAGCAGGAAAGATCACGACAGACCACGGTGAAATTGCTACTCCTATTTTTATGCCTGTCGGCACTGTTGGGTCAGTCAAAGCTGTTCATCAAAGAGAGTTGAAGGAAGATATTTCTGCTCAAATAATTTTAGGAAACACTTATCATCTTTATTTAAGACCAGGGTTAGACATTATTCAGCAAGCTGGAGGCTTACACAAATTTAACGGCTGGGATAGACCTATTTTAACAGATAGTGGAGGATATCAGGTGTATTCTTTGGCCGGAACCAGAAAGATTAAAGAGGAGGGCGTTACGTTTCAGTCGCATATCGATGGTTCAAAGCATGTTTTTACTCCTGAAGGTGTAATGGATATTCAGCGAAGAATTGGCGCAGACATAATTATGGCTTTCGATGAGTGTACGCCATATCCTTGCGAATATAAATATGCGGAAAAGTCGATGCACATGACTCACCGTTGGTTAAAAAGGTGTTGCGATCGATTTGATGCTACTGAAGGATTGTATGGGTATAATCAAACGCTTTTCCCAATTGTACAGGGTAGTACCTACAAAGATTTAAGAGTTCAATCGGCAGAAGCCATTGCATCATTTGAAAGAGAAGGGAATGCCATAGGTGGTTTGTCTGTAGGCGAACCTGCAGAAATGATGTACGAAATGACTGACTTGGTATGTGATATTTTACCAAAAGACAAACCAAGATATCTGATGGGTGTTGGTACACCTGCTAACATTTTGGAATGTATAGCGTTGGGTATCGATATGTTTGATTGTGTTATGCCAACCAGAAATGCAAGACATGGAATTTTGTATACATCTGAAGGCATCATTAATATCAAAAATAAAAAGTGGGAAGATGATTTTTCACCCATCGATCCTAATCTTGGTGGTTATGTAGATACTTTCTATTCAAAAGCCTATTTAAGGCACCTTATTACTAGTAAAGAAATGTTAGGTGGACAGATTGCAAGTATTCACAACCTTACTTTTTACCTTTGGTTGGTTGGCCAGGCAAGAGAGCACATAATAAACGGCACCTTTATTGATTGGAAGAACGACATGGTTAAAAAGGTAAGCAACAGATTGTAA
- a CDS encoding LptF/LptG family permease has translation MKLLDRYILKQFLGAFIFTVLIICSVILVIDITEKTEKFVKAELSTGQIVGYYMDFIPWIANFITPLTVFIATVFITSKLAGRTEIVAILSSGVSFRRMLVPYLIGSTIIALVSFVLTGWIIPDSNKTKREFEIQYLKSRYYFDKTNIHMQVAKGKYLYIRSYNNQADVGYNFTLELMDSTKLLEKLSSSRISWNQEKEKWTLTNWSRHIFNGSEEEIEKGTTMDTTLAIHPSEFENLEKNYEAMTIPELNDEIDKLTLRGAGNVEFYQVEKYTRFTSPFAVLILTFMGVIVSARKSRGGTGFQIALGFLLSFLYILFFIMSKSIAEAGGMHPAISVWIPNIVFGGISLLMYKYVPR, from the coding sequence ATGAAATTACTCGACAGATATATACTTAAGCAATTTTTAGGGGCATTCATATTTACAGTGCTAATCATCTGTTCGGTTATTTTGGTGATCGACATCACTGAGAAGACTGAAAAATTTGTGAAAGCCGAACTGTCAACAGGGCAAATTGTGGGTTATTATATGGATTTCATTCCATGGATAGCCAATTTCATTACACCTTTAACAGTTTTTATTGCCACCGTATTTATCACTTCCAAATTGGCTGGTAGAACGGAGATTGTTGCTATTCTAAGTAGCGGTGTTTCGTTTAGAAGAATGTTAGTGCCCTACCTTATAGGATCTACCATAATAGCTTTGGTAAGCTTCGTGCTTACAGGATGGATTATTCCTGATTCAAACAAAACCAAGCGTGAGTTTGAAATCCAGTATTTAAAAAGTCGGTATTATTTTGATAAAACTAACATCCACATGCAGGTGGCGAAAGGTAAATACTTGTACATACGGAGTTATAATAATCAGGCTGATGTAGGATACAATTTTACTTTGGAGCTGATGGATAGCACCAAACTTTTGGAAAAGCTGAGCTCCAGCAGAATATCCTGGAATCAGGAAAAAGAAAAATGGACACTTACTAATTGGAGTAGACATATTTTTAACGGTTCCGAGGAAGAAATTGAGAAAGGTACCACCATGGATACTACACTCGCCATTCATCCTAGTGAATTTGAGAACTTGGAGAAGAATTATGAAGCGATGACTATTCCTGAGCTGAATGATGAAATTGATAAGCTTACCCTAAGGGGTGCTGGTAATGTTGAGTTCTACCAGGTAGAGAAGTATACGCGTTTTACTTCACCGTTTGCAGTTTTGATTCTCACTTTTATGGGCGTAATAGTTTCAGCAAGAAAGAGTAGGGGTGGAACAGGCTTTCAAATTGCATTGGGCTTTTTACTATCATTCTTATACATACTATTTTTTATAATGAGTAAGAGTATTGCCGAAGCTGGGGGCATGCATCCGGCCATATCAGTATGGATACCAAATATTGTATTCGGAGGCATTTCATTATTAATGTATAAATACGTTCCCCGTTGA
- a CDS encoding glycosyltransferase codes for MIDTLILIFIVLSAIQVLFYGLFLIKLTTFKKEKKEYHQGISVVIASMNGMPHLSQLVDNLMDQDYNEFEIVVVNDRSTDDTKDYLIDATKKYNNLKVVTVEHKPNNMDGKKYALTLGIKAAKHTNILLTDNDCIPATNQWIKEMAMGFASENTQIVTGVSLYQSQSGILNSFIQYDSLWTAIQYVSLHLLGMPYMAVGRNLAYKKDLFLTKKGFSGYMETTGGDDDLFVNKHASSVNTSLVIGSNSLVWSQPKQTWKEFLTQKLRHLSVGKHYKVKHKLVLGILSFSHLAFWLTFIASMIFNPLNYIVLSCFLIRTLLLYLTFRSGSHKFGKTFGMWGLLFLDFIFVFYYLSTGLRAIFTKKVRWS; via the coding sequence ATGATCGACACGCTAATACTAATTTTTATTGTTCTTTCTGCCATACAGGTACTTTTTTACGGCCTTTTCTTGATTAAGCTCACTACTTTTAAAAAGGAGAAGAAGGAGTATCATCAGGGGATTTCAGTTGTCATCGCCTCCATGAACGGTATGCCGCATTTAAGTCAATTAGTAGATAATCTGATGGATCAAGATTATAATGAGTTCGAAATTGTAGTGGTGAATGATCGCTCTACAGATGACACCAAAGATTATTTAATTGATGCCACTAAAAAATATAACAACCTGAAAGTAGTAACTGTGGAGCATAAGCCAAATAATATGGATGGCAAAAAGTATGCACTAACATTAGGAATAAAAGCTGCCAAACACACTAATATATTACTAACCGATAATGATTGCATACCAGCAACTAACCAGTGGATAAAAGAGATGGCTATGGGTTTTGCTTCAGAGAATACACAAATTGTAACTGGCGTTAGTTTGTATCAATCACAGTCCGGCATACTAAATTCATTTATACAATACGATTCTTTATGGACAGCCATTCAATATGTGAGCTTACATTTGTTGGGTATGCCGTATATGGCTGTTGGGAGAAACCTCGCCTACAAAAAAGACTTATTCTTGACTAAGAAAGGATTTTCTGGTTACATGGAAACCACAGGTGGTGATGACGACCTATTCGTTAACAAACATGCTTCAAGTGTAAACACCTCTTTAGTTATTGGTAGCAACAGCTTAGTTTGGTCGCAGCCGAAACAAACTTGGAAAGAATTTTTAACTCAAAAACTGAGGCATCTATCTGTAGGAAAGCACTATAAAGTGAAGCATAAATTGGTGCTAGGGATACTTAGTTTTTCTCATTTAGCATTTTGGTTGACATTCATTGCTTCAATGATATTCAACCCACTGAATTACATAGTTTTAAGTTGTTTCCTGATCCGAACCTTGTTGCTCTACCTTACGTTTAGAAGTGGAAGCCATAAATTCGGCAAAACTTTCGGTATGTGGGGATTGCTGTTTTTAGATTTTATATTTGTCTTTTACTATCTTTCCACTGGGTTAAGGGCAATTTTTACTAAAAAAGTTCGATGGAGTTAA
- the rsmG gene encoding 16S rRNA (guanine(527)-N(7))-methyltransferase RsmG, whose amino-acid sequence MHAEIITQYFPNLTAKQKAQFEALLPLYKEWNSQINVISRKDIDELYLRHVLHSLGIAKVMQFEPGTNVLDVGTGGGFPGIPLAILFPETQFHLVDSIGKKIKVVSAVADSLGLKNVKATHTRAEQIDDKYDFVVSRAVTRLKPFYQWVKGKFKLKSVHELPNGILYLKGGDLEEELKESKKKYRLYNLSNYFKEDFFETKKVVYVPGG is encoded by the coding sequence ATGCACGCTGAAATCATAACACAATATTTTCCGAATCTTACTGCTAAACAAAAAGCTCAATTCGAAGCATTGTTGCCTTTATATAAAGAGTGGAACAGTCAAATAAATGTTATCTCGAGAAAAGATATTGATGAGCTTTATCTGAGACATGTTCTACACTCTCTGGGAATTGCCAAGGTGATGCAATTTGAGCCTGGTACAAACGTACTGGATGTAGGCACCGGAGGCGGCTTCCCCGGCATTCCATTGGCTATTCTTTTCCCTGAAACACAATTTCATTTAGTAGATTCTATCGGTAAAAAAATTAAAGTTGTGAGCGCAGTTGCTGATTCATTAGGATTAAAAAACGTAAAAGCCACTCACACACGGGCTGAACAGATTGATGATAAATATGATTTTGTGGTAAGCAGAGCCGTCACTCGATTGAAGCCCTTTTACCAATGGGTAAAAGGCAAGTTCAAATTAAAATCTGTTCATGAATTACCGAATGGTATTTTATACCTAAAGGGTGGTGATTTGGAAGAAGAACTGAAGGAGTCTAAAAAGAAATACCGCCTTTACAATCTCAGCAATTACTTTAAAGAAGATTTTTTCGAAACCAAAAAAGTGGTTTATGTACCAGGCGGTTAA